The following coding sequences are from one Vicinamibacterales bacterium window:
- a CDS encoding GDSL-type esterase/lipase family protein — MEKARAVLRSWIWVGAVLGLAACDSSPVAPPPPGLGISCPAAASGVSHLNAPAIVSWDAPSTTGGTAPVTVSCTPAPGTAFNLGSTTVTCLASDARLQAASCSFPVTVTRAPQLGATRFMAFGDSITEGKSQDPPPFGLLSIYNPASYPYKLNNLLKLRFPDQDVTVMNEGLAGEFVADGYNRLASSLAPANPDAVLLLDGANDLLNFPSSTTTQYIAGKLRDMVRLVQSRSAGRTPVLLATFPPQRQGTYKDRSAGLPYVPELNQRIADVARTEKNAYLVDLYAGFPTDTSRLISVDGLHPTPEGYTLMAQIFYQAVLDHFETKLAARHALPIRGMIAGPERRYPR; from the coding sequence GTGGAAAAAGCCCGCGCGGTTCTTCGTTCGTGGATCTGGGTCGGCGCCGTCCTCGGGCTCGCGGCCTGTGACTCGTCGCCTGTCGCTCCGCCGCCCCCCGGGCTGGGGATCAGTTGTCCGGCCGCGGCGAGCGGCGTCTCACATCTGAACGCGCCGGCAATCGTGAGCTGGGACGCGCCGTCGACCACCGGTGGCACAGCGCCGGTTACCGTGTCGTGCACTCCCGCACCCGGGACGGCCTTCAACCTGGGATCGACCACGGTGACCTGTCTCGCGTCGGACGCCCGGCTTCAGGCCGCATCCTGCAGCTTTCCCGTCACCGTCACCCGCGCACCGCAACTCGGCGCCACCCGGTTCATGGCCTTTGGCGACAGCATCACGGAAGGCAAGTCACAGGATCCGCCGCCGTTCGGCCTGCTCTCGATCTACAACCCGGCGTCATATCCGTACAAGCTGAACAACCTCCTCAAGCTCCGCTTTCCGGACCAGGACGTGACGGTCATGAATGAAGGGTTGGCAGGCGAGTTCGTGGCCGACGGCTACAATCGACTGGCGTCCTCGTTGGCGCCCGCCAATCCGGACGCCGTGTTGCTGCTCGATGGGGCGAACGATCTGCTGAACTTCCCAAGCAGCACGACAACTCAATACATCGCGGGCAAGCTGCGCGACATGGTGCGGCTCGTTCAATCGAGAAGCGCGGGCCGGACGCCGGTGCTGCTGGCCACGTTCCCGCCCCAGCGGCAGGGCACGTACAAAGATCGGAGCGCCGGCCTCCCGTACGTCCCCGAACTGAACCAGCGCATCGCGGATGTCGCCCGGACGGAGAAGAACGCCTACCTCGTGGACCTCTACGCGGGATTCCCGACCGACACGAGCCGGCTCATCAGCGTGGACGGCCTCCACCCGACACCGGAAGGCTATACGCTGATGGCCCAGATCTTCTACCAGGCCGTGCTCGATCACTTCGAAACCAAGCTGGCCGCGCGGCACGCGCTACCGATTCGTGGAATGATCGCGGGGCCCGAACGCCGGTACCCGCGGTAG
- a CDS encoding aminotransferase class III-fold pyridoxal phosphate-dependent enzyme, protein MTSDDLIALTKRHTLFEWSAQAHVDPIAVARARGIYFWTPEGKRYIDFNSQLMCVNAGHGDPRIIDAIRSQVETLAYANPFMATEPRARLGRKLAEIAPGDIDTFFFTNGGAEANENAVKLARFYTGRQKILARYRSYHGATAGAITLTGDPRRWAAEPGMAGVVHVPDPYHGIQRGWDSADQALATLQEIIELEGPHTIAAFILETVTGTNGLLIPPDGYLEGVRDLCTRHGILLIADEVMSGFGRTGEWFAVDHWHVVPDLLTMAKGLTSAAVPLGAVGMRRAIAEHFQDKVFYGGLTYNSHPLGCAAALAAIRVYEEDHLIENARRLGIVMRAMLEELQARHPSVGATRSIGLFGIVELVRNRATREPMAPFNGSAPEMAALGRFFREEGLYTLVRWNTFFTNPPLCITERELREAFDIIDRGLAITDRAVL, encoded by the coding sequence ATGACCAGCGACGACCTGATTGCGTTGACCAAGCGGCATACGCTCTTCGAGTGGTCCGCCCAGGCCCACGTGGATCCGATTGCGGTCGCCCGTGCGCGGGGCATCTACTTCTGGACCCCCGAGGGGAAGCGGTACATCGACTTCAACAGCCAGTTGATGTGCGTCAACGCCGGCCACGGGGACCCGCGCATCATCGACGCCATTCGGAGCCAGGTCGAGACGCTGGCCTACGCGAACCCATTCATGGCGACCGAGCCCCGCGCCCGGCTCGGCAGGAAGCTCGCGGAGATCGCGCCGGGCGACATTGACACGTTCTTCTTCACCAACGGCGGCGCGGAGGCAAACGAGAACGCCGTCAAGCTGGCGCGGTTCTACACGGGCCGCCAGAAGATCCTCGCGCGGTACCGGTCCTACCACGGAGCCACGGCCGGCGCCATCACGCTCACCGGCGATCCGCGGCGCTGGGCGGCCGAGCCGGGCATGGCGGGGGTCGTCCACGTGCCGGATCCCTACCACGGCATCCAGCGCGGCTGGGATTCGGCCGACCAGGCGCTCGCCACGCTGCAGGAGATCATCGAGCTCGAAGGGCCGCATACCATCGCCGCCTTCATCCTCGAGACGGTCACCGGCACCAATGGCCTGCTGATCCCGCCGGACGGGTATCTGGAGGGCGTCCGCGATCTCTGCACGCGGCACGGCATCCTGCTCATCGCGGACGAGGTGATGTCCGGATTCGGGCGCACGGGCGAGTGGTTCGCGGTCGATCATTGGCACGTCGTGCCCGATCTCCTCACCATGGCCAAGGGGCTGACGAGCGCCGCGGTGCCGCTCGGCGCCGTCGGGATGCGCCGCGCGATCGCCGAGCACTTCCAGGACAAGGTGTTCTACGGCGGCCTGACCTACAACAGCCATCCGCTCGGCTGCGCCGCCGCGCTCGCGGCGATCCGCGTCTACGAGGAGGACCACCTGATCGAGAACGCCAGGCGCCTGGGCATCGTCATGCGGGCGATGCTCGAGGAGTTGCAGGCCAGGCATCCGTCGGTCGGCGCGACCCGGTCGATCGGGTTGTTCGGGATCGTCGAACTCGTGCGCAACCGCGCCACGCGCGAACCCATGGCCCCCTTCAACGGCAGCGCGCCCGAGATGGCCGCGCTCGGCCGCTTCTTCCGGGAAGAGGGGCTCTACACGCTCGTGCGCTGGAACACCTTCTTCACGAACCCGCCGCTCTGCATCACCGAACGCGAACTCCGCGAGGCGTTCGACATCATCGATCGAGGGCTAGCGATCACGGACCGCGCCGTCCTCTGA
- a CDS encoding TonB-dependent receptor: MRRFVLLGLMIAVVWMVGRPVNAQQTTGTITGRVVDEQKSTVPGATVTARSVTTGFMRVSTSDASGMYRLAALPVGTYDLTVELSGFATIDRKGLVVNVSQTVTLEFELRVAKMTETVTVTGETPLIETTSSSVGGVVDVNKIENLPLNGRQFANLAMTVAGVGMGFHSDPTKSTQYSPQVAGGNGRNVNYQIDGGDNNDDTVGGLLQQFPLEAIQEFNMITQRYKAEYGRSNGGVMNIVTKGGTNHYQGSWFTMLRDKSMNAQTETERLTETDKPDYRRYQFGGSFGGPVVQNKAHFFAAFERTQQDTNQAVDTGGLFPSMNGVYGTPYRENLFTAKATANVTANQFLSVRYGRNDNSQPYGAGPQLPPSNWGDSKNSFNSVNLNYNWVLGGSKLNEFIFQVANFKNNVTANSTDPQQCFPNGVCIGANGNTPQTTEQIKWQFRDDFSWHKMGGMGLGHDFKMGLNVIYEPRLYITFNSGISAYSYTHLTNDVNGPISSVSRSGGDSSADIPNKQIGLYFQDDWRINDRFTVNLGLRYDVVLGWAIDQSKAHDFQVLQAAGRSGRLNGMSLFEDFGKSSQEDYKDFQPRVGFAWDVKGNGRDVVRAGWGMYYDFSYSNASLMFAAIDARGVFGGTVFSVSQPDGILKANGTNFTVNDPISTIASQNEIDATVMPANGHIMSPRFKQPYTHQVSAGWSHALSSTTVLDIDYVGVFGRHLGWRPRLNTRVNGGARRLSDLDFSYPNFAIDISAGKSTYHGLTMGIRRRMDKHVQVNAWYSLSTAQGTGGNGTDELTVSNIQDASQPLAARQYGPSGRTDARHKITVSAVIEAPGGINISPIFRYRSALPVNIVTGFDNNRDGARNDIASEAFAFNGLDASGNPIVESLGSCATINCGRGASMSVFNLRVSKVFKLPRNIHFEAIGEVFNLFNAKNPSDFVGQRFIGTLANPTPNPDFMRPLSFAGDFQMPEQRVGQIGFRLTF, from the coding sequence ATGAGAAGGTTCGTTCTTCTTGGACTCATGATCGCCGTTGTCTGGATGGTCGGTCGGCCCGTCAATGCCCAGCAGACCACGGGGACCATCACCGGGAGGGTTGTGGACGAGCAGAAGTCCACCGTGCCCGGCGCGACGGTCACCGCCCGGAGCGTCACCACCGGCTTCATGCGGGTGTCGACCTCTGACGCCAGCGGGATGTACCGACTCGCCGCCCTGCCGGTGGGCACCTACGACCTCACGGTCGAACTGTCCGGCTTCGCCACGATCGACCGCAAGGGCCTCGTCGTCAACGTCTCGCAGACCGTCACGCTCGAGTTCGAGCTGAGGGTCGCGAAGATGACCGAGACGGTCACCGTGACCGGCGAGACGCCGCTCATCGAGACCACCTCGTCATCGGTCGGCGGTGTGGTGGACGTGAACAAGATCGAGAACCTGCCGCTCAACGGCCGGCAGTTCGCCAACCTCGCGATGACGGTCGCCGGTGTCGGCATGGGGTTCCACTCCGATCCGACCAAGAGCACCCAGTACTCGCCGCAGGTGGCCGGCGGCAACGGCCGGAACGTCAACTACCAGATCGATGGCGGCGACAACAACGACGACACGGTCGGCGGCCTGCTGCAGCAGTTCCCCCTGGAGGCCATCCAGGAATTCAACATGATCACGCAGCGCTACAAGGCCGAGTACGGTCGCAGCAACGGCGGCGTGATGAACATCGTCACCAAGGGCGGAACGAACCATTACCAGGGCAGTTGGTTCACGATGCTCCGCGACAAGTCGATGAACGCGCAGACCGAGACCGAGCGGTTGACCGAAACCGACAAGCCCGACTACCGCCGCTACCAGTTCGGCGGATCGTTCGGCGGCCCGGTCGTCCAGAACAAGGCCCACTTCTTCGCCGCCTTCGAACGCACGCAGCAGGATACGAACCAGGCCGTCGACACCGGTGGTCTCTTCCCGTCGATGAACGGCGTCTACGGGACTCCCTACCGGGAGAACCTCTTCACCGCCAAGGCGACGGCCAATGTGACGGCGAACCAGTTCCTCTCGGTCCGCTACGGCCGCAACGACAACTCGCAGCCGTACGGCGCCGGCCCGCAGCTTCCACCGAGCAACTGGGGCGACAGCAAGAACAGCTTCAACTCGGTCAACCTGAACTACAACTGGGTGCTGGGTGGGTCGAAGCTGAACGAGTTCATCTTCCAGGTGGCCAACTTCAAGAACAACGTGACGGCCAACAGCACCGACCCGCAGCAGTGCTTCCCGAATGGAGTCTGCATCGGCGCCAACGGCAACACCCCGCAGACGACCGAGCAGATCAAGTGGCAGTTCCGCGACGACTTCTCCTGGCACAAGATGGGCGGGATGGGGCTCGGCCACGACTTCAAGATGGGGCTGAATGTCATCTACGAGCCGCGGCTGTACATCACGTTCAACTCCGGCATCAGCGCGTACTCCTACACGCACCTGACCAACGACGTGAACGGGCCCATCTCGAGCGTGTCACGATCGGGAGGCGACTCGTCGGCGGACATCCCCAACAAGCAGATCGGCCTCTACTTCCAGGATGACTGGCGGATCAACGACCGGTTCACGGTCAACCTCGGCCTGCGCTACGACGTGGTCCTCGGCTGGGCCATCGACCAGTCGAAAGCGCACGACTTCCAGGTGCTGCAGGCGGCTGGACGGTCGGGACGCCTGAACGGCATGAGCCTGTTCGAGGACTTCGGCAAGAGTTCCCAGGAGGACTACAAGGACTTCCAGCCAAGGGTAGGGTTCGCCTGGGACGTCAAGGGCAACGGCCGCGATGTCGTGCGGGCCGGCTGGGGCATGTACTACGACTTCTCCTATTCGAACGCGAGCCTGATGTTCGCCGCGATCGACGCGCGCGGGGTGTTCGGCGGCACGGTCTTCTCGGTCAGCCAGCCGGACGGAATTCTCAAGGCGAATGGGACGAACTTCACGGTCAACGACCCGATCTCGACAATCGCCAGCCAGAACGAAATCGACGCGACCGTGATGCCGGCCAACGGCCACATCATGTCACCCCGGTTCAAGCAGCCGTACACGCACCAGGTATCGGCCGGCTGGTCCCACGCCCTCTCGTCCACGACAGTACTCGACATCGACTACGTGGGCGTGTTCGGCCGTCACCTCGGATGGCGGCCTCGGTTGAACACGAGGGTGAATGGCGGCGCGCGCCGGCTCTCGGACCTCGACTTCTCCTACCCGAACTTCGCCATCGACATCAGCGCCGGGAAGAGCACCTACCACGGCCTGACGATGGGCATTCGCCGTCGCATGGACAAGCACGTCCAAGTGAACGCCTGGTACTCCCTGTCGACCGCGCAGGGCACCGGCGGCAACGGGACGGACGAATTGACTGTCAGCAACATCCAGGACGCGTCCCAGCCGCTGGCCGCGAGGCAGTACGGGCCGTCGGGACGGACGGATGCGCGCCATAAGATTACGGTGAGCGCCGTCATCGAGGCGCCGGGCGGGATCAACATCTCGCCGATCTTCCGTTATCGGTCCGCGCTTCCGGTGAACATCGTCACCGGATTCGACAACAACCGGGACGGAGCCCGCAACGACATCGCCAGCGAGGCGTTCGCCTTCAACGGCCTGGACGCCAGCGGCAACCCGATCGTCGAGAGCCTGGGATCGTGCGCGACGATCAACTGCGGGCGCGGCGCGTCCATGTCGGTGTTCAACCTGCGCGTGAGCAAGGTGTTCAAGCTGCCGCGCAACATCCACTTCGAGGCGATTGGCGAGGTATTCAACCTCTTCAACGCCAAGAACCCGTCGGACTTCGTCGGGCAGCGGTTCATCGGAACGCTGGCCAACCCGACGCCGAACCCCGACTTCATGCGACCGCTGTCGTTCGCGGGTGACTTCCAGATGCCCGAGCAGCGTGTCGGCCAGATCGGGTTCCGACTGACGTTCTAG
- the ilvD gene encoding dihydroxy-acid dehydratase: MRSDIVKKGIERAGHRSLMRACGLSDDDIRKPFIGIANSYTDIVPGHVHLREFAAVVKDSVRAAGGTPLEFNTIAVDDGIAMGHLGMRYSLPSRELIADAVETMCMAHGFDALVCISNCDKITPGMMMASVRLDIPTIFVTGGPMRAGRLPDGSTGDLITVFEGVGRVQTGQMTEAELAELEAQACPTCGSCAGMFTANSMNCLLEAIGLALPGNGTILAVDPRRRDLAREAGRRVMDLLARNVTPRVIVTRESLTNGFVLDMAMGGSTNTVLHGLAVAREAGVDFPLALLNDLSARTPCLCKVSPSKPDVHMEDVDRAGGISAILGEVARIPGLVHANCQTVTGRTLGENVRGAVIGDERIIRRIENPFTADGGLAVLFGNLAPEGGVIKSAGVDPSCVVFEGEAMVFDSQDECLAALAERRVRPGHVVVIRYEGPKGGPGMPEMLSPTSMIKGQGLGTSVALITDGRFSGGTAGTCVGHISPEAAEGGPIALVRNGDRITIDIPSRTITLQVAQEELARRRVTWRKPASKINTGWLGRYCRLVTSASKGAVLANPEDVGQ; the protein is encoded by the coding sequence ATGCGTTCAGACATCGTGAAGAAGGGCATCGAACGGGCAGGGCACCGGAGCCTCATGCGGGCGTGCGGCCTGTCCGACGACGATATCCGGAAGCCGTTCATCGGCATCGCCAACTCCTACACCGACATCGTGCCCGGCCACGTGCACCTGCGGGAGTTCGCCGCCGTCGTGAAGGACTCCGTGCGAGCGGCCGGCGGCACGCCGCTCGAGTTCAACACCATCGCCGTGGACGACGGCATTGCCATGGGGCATCTGGGCATGCGGTACTCGTTGCCCAGCCGCGAGCTGATTGCCGACGCGGTCGAAACGATGTGCATGGCGCATGGCTTCGACGCGCTCGTGTGCATCAGCAACTGCGACAAGATCACGCCCGGCATGATGATGGCCTCGGTGCGGCTGGACATCCCGACGATCTTCGTGACTGGCGGGCCGATGCGCGCCGGCCGTTTGCCCGACGGATCGACGGGCGACCTCATCACGGTGTTCGAGGGCGTGGGCCGCGTGCAGACCGGGCAGATGACCGAGGCGGAACTCGCCGAACTCGAGGCGCAGGCGTGTCCCACGTGCGGGTCGTGCGCCGGCATGTTCACCGCGAACTCGATGAACTGCCTGCTCGAGGCGATCGGCCTTGCGCTGCCCGGGAACGGGACGATCCTCGCGGTCGATCCGCGGCGCCGCGACCTGGCGCGGGAAGCCGGCCGCCGCGTCATGGACCTGTTGGCGCGTAATGTCACACCGCGCGTCATCGTCACCCGCGAATCGCTGACGAACGGGTTCGTCCTCGACATGGCGATGGGCGGATCCACCAACACCGTGCTGCACGGCCTGGCCGTCGCGCGCGAAGCCGGCGTGGACTTCCCGCTGGCGCTCCTCAACGATCTGTCCGCCCGGACCCCGTGTCTCTGCAAGGTGTCGCCGTCCAAGCCCGACGTGCACATGGAGGACGTGGACCGCGCCGGCGGGATCTCCGCGATCCTCGGCGAGGTCGCGCGGATTCCAGGCCTGGTTCACGCCAACTGCCAGACGGTCACCGGTCGCACCCTCGGCGAGAACGTCCGGGGCGCCGTCATCGGCGACGAACGGATCATTCGGCGGATCGAGAATCCCTTCACGGCCGATGGGGGGCTGGCGGTACTGTTCGGCAACCTCGCGCCGGAAGGCGGCGTCATCAAGAGCGCGGGCGTGGATCCGTCGTGCGTCGTCTTCGAGGGCGAGGCGATGGTCTTCGACTCGCAGGATGAGTGTTTGGCGGCGCTCGCCGAGCGCCGGGTGCGCCCCGGCCACGTGGTCGTGATCCGCTACGAGGGGCCGAAGGGCGGACCGGGCATGCCGGAGATGCTGTCGCCGACGTCGATGATAAAAGGGCAAGGGCTTGGGACCAGCGTCGCGCTCATCACCGACGGTCGCTTCTCGGGCGGGACCGCAGGCACCTGCGTGGGACACATTTCGCCGGAGGCGGCAGAAGGGGGACCGATCGCGCTCGTGAGAAATGGCGACCGGATCACCATCGATATCCCGTCACGCACGATCACGCTGCAGGTGGCCCAGGAGGAACTCGCGAGGCGCAGGGTCACGTGGCGCAAGCCCGCGTCGAAGATCAACACGGGCTGGCTGGGGCGCTACTGCCGGCTGGTCACCAGCGCGAGCAAGGGCGCCGTGCTGGCAAACCCGGAGGACGTCGGCCAGTAA
- the larA gene encoding nickel-dependent lactate racemase, with translation MLVHLRYGAGDLTVDVPSARVSSIEPTFVHGLCDEAAAFRDGVRRPIGRPPLRDTVRSTERLAVAIPDLTRPLPSDRLLGWLLDELSHVPDRNWVIVNGTGSHRINTEEELRAMVGAEVLSRVRVVNHSAHDPSGLRLAGRTADGRPVNLNREWVEADRRIVLGFIEPHFMAGFSGGYKGVFPALADIDAIMHYHRASVIGDPRSTWGRLEDNPTQEQIRANGSLLPVDFCINVTLNRRREITGFFCGDVLDAHRRGCEFARATAMVRCPHPFPIVVTTNSGYPLDLNLYQTVKGMSAAAQIVETGGFILTASRCHDGFPAHGNFRALMTGHQSPRAVLDTIMAPGFSLYDQWEAQLLALILLKARVGLHSDLNPDEVRRAHLEPVEDVGRRLADEIARVGRDCPVAVLPEGPMTIPYLG, from the coding sequence ATGCTGGTCCACCTTCGGTACGGTGCTGGAGATCTCACCGTCGACGTCCCGAGCGCCCGCGTCTCGTCGATCGAGCCGACCTTCGTCCACGGTCTTTGCGACGAAGCTGCGGCGTTTCGCGATGGCGTCCGCCGTCCGATCGGTCGGCCGCCCCTTCGTGACACCGTTCGATCCACCGAGCGCCTGGCGGTCGCCATTCCCGACCTCACGCGCCCCCTGCCGTCCGACCGCCTGCTCGGCTGGCTGCTCGACGAGTTGTCGCACGTCCCCGATCGCAACTGGGTCATCGTCAACGGCACCGGATCGCACCGGATCAACACGGAGGAGGAACTGCGTGCGATGGTGGGGGCGGAGGTTCTGAGCCGCGTGCGGGTCGTCAACCACTCGGCGCACGATCCGTCGGGGCTTCGTCTCGCCGGCCGGACTGCGGATGGGCGCCCTGTCAACTTGAACCGCGAGTGGGTCGAGGCGGACCGGCGCATCGTGCTCGGGTTCATCGAACCGCACTTCATGGCCGGCTTCTCGGGTGGCTACAAGGGGGTGTTCCCGGCCCTCGCCGACATCGACGCGATCATGCACTACCATCGCGCATCGGTAATCGGCGACCCGCGCAGCACCTGGGGTCGTCTGGAGGACAACCCGACCCAGGAGCAAATTCGCGCCAACGGCTCGCTGCTGCCCGTGGACTTCTGCATCAACGTCACGCTCAACCGGCGCCGGGAGATCACCGGGTTCTTCTGCGGTGACGTGCTGGACGCCCACCGCCGCGGATGCGAATTCGCCCGGGCGACGGCGATGGTCCGGTGCCCGCACCCGTTTCCGATCGTGGTGACGACCAACAGCGGGTACCCGCTCGACCTGAACCTGTACCAGACCGTCAAGGGCATGTCGGCGGCCGCGCAGATTGTCGAGACGGGCGGGTTCATCCTCACCGCCTCGCGCTGTCACGACGGCTTCCCGGCGCACGGGAACTTCCGCGCGCTGATGACGGGACACCAGAGTCCTCGAGCCGTCCTCGACACGATCATGGCGCCGGGGTTCTCGCTCTACGACCAGTGGGAGGCGCAGTTGCTCGCCCTGATCCTGCTGAAGGCTCGCGTCGGGCTCCACAGCGACCTCAATCCCGACGAGGTGCGTCGAGCCCACCTCGAGCCGGTGGAGGACGTCGGCCGCCGCCTCGCCGACGAGATCGCGCGCGTCGGCCGGGACTGTCCCGTCGCCGTCCTGCCAGAGGGCCCGATGACGATTCCGTACCTTGGATGA
- a CDS encoding MerR family transcriptional regulator, with amino-acid sequence MSRGGQSARAGTPRRTTRPGQAGPARFGFLSVSQAARLVGVSASTLRLWERNGLIAPARRNGRNRLYSPELMKTLKQIKHLRDVRHLNVPAIKEAMGGPSAPADAPQETPTIGPTLRRLRQRFGLSVGEAARRAHVSAGFLSAVERTQANASVTTLTRLATAYNTTLLELFHLPRQASRLVRPHHRRILQTKGGVRMELLSTGTKLLESMLFRVAPGGGSDGAYAHPGEEFIYMLSGTLELWLDEVEYYVLRPGDGCWFESTLAHRWLNASKEEAVLLWINTPPTF; translated from the coding sequence ATGTCTCGGGGAGGGCAGAGCGCGCGGGCGGGCACGCCGCGACGAACGACGCGGCCGGGCCAGGCGGGGCCGGCGCGATTCGGGTTTCTCAGCGTGAGCCAGGCGGCCCGGCTGGTCGGCGTCAGCGCATCGACGCTGCGGTTGTGGGAGAGGAACGGCCTGATTGCGCCCGCCCGGCGCAACGGGCGCAACCGTCTCTACAGCCCGGAGTTGATGAAGACGCTGAAGCAGATCAAGCATCTCAGGGACGTCAGGCATCTCAACGTGCCGGCGATCAAGGAGGCGATGGGCGGGCCATCTGCACCAGCCGACGCGCCGCAGGAGACCCCGACGATCGGTCCGACCCTGCGCCGACTGCGGCAACGCTTCGGCCTGAGCGTTGGCGAGGCGGCTCGCCGAGCCCACGTGTCGGCCGGCTTCCTGAGCGCCGTCGAACGTACCCAGGCGAACGCGTCGGTCACCACGCTGACCCGGCTGGCGACCGCCTACAACACGACGCTGCTCGAGTTGTTCCACCTTCCGCGCCAGGCCAGCCGCCTCGTGCGACCGCACCACCGTCGCATCCTGCAGACCAAGGGCGGCGTGCGCATGGAACTGCTGTCCACCGGCACGAAGTTGCTGGAGTCGATGCTCTTTCGCGTGGCGCCGGGCGGCGGCAGCGACGGCGCCTATGCGCACCCGGGCGAGGAGTTCATCTACATGCTGAGCGGCACGCTCGAACTCTGGCTCGACGAGGTCGAGTACTACGTGCTCCGGCCCGGCGATGGCTGCTGGTTCGAGAGCACGCTGGCACACCGCTGGCTCAACGCCTCGAAGGAGGAAGCGGTGCTGCTGTGGATCAACACGCCGCCGACGTTCTGA